The following are encoded in a window of Sinomonas cyclohexanicum genomic DNA:
- a CDS encoding sulfate/molybdate ABC transporter ATP-binding protein: MSALLADALLTVDAGLAARGVRLAVRVADGETVAVMGPNGAGKSTLFGLCSGLLRPDSGAVTLGGRVLADARGTWVPPHRRGVALLAQEPLLFPHLSVLENVAFAPRAAGASRSVSRAAAERWLTEVDATDLAGRRPAQLSGGQAQRVAIARALAAEPRVLLLDEPFAALDVAAAPALRRLLRRVLADRTALVVTHEPLDAHLLADRVVVLEGGRVAESGPTAELLERPRSRFAAGLAGLNFLRGRVDGRTTTPGHLAVDGLGDVSGSVPGGADAPGPGEEGLAVFRPADVSVFRRDEAPHGSPRNAWGAVVRELEPRGPQVRVHCDAGGHVIVADLTPAAAAELNLGPGAAVVLVAKAAAVSVYGA, encoded by the coding sequence GTGAGCGCGCTCCTCGCCGACGCTCTCCTGACGGTCGACGCCGGCCTCGCGGCACGCGGCGTCCGCCTCGCCGTGCGCGTCGCGGACGGCGAGACCGTCGCCGTGATGGGGCCCAACGGGGCCGGGAAGTCGACGCTGTTCGGGCTGTGCTCGGGGCTCCTGCGCCCGGACTCCGGGGCCGTGACGCTGGGCGGCCGCGTCCTCGCCGACGCCCGGGGCACGTGGGTCCCGCCGCACCGGCGCGGCGTGGCGCTGCTCGCGCAGGAGCCGCTCCTGTTCCCGCACCTGTCCGTCCTGGAGAACGTCGCGTTCGCGCCGCGTGCCGCCGGGGCGTCCCGCTCCGTGTCGAGGGCCGCCGCCGAGCGGTGGCTGACCGAGGTCGACGCCACCGACCTCGCCGGCCGCCGCCCCGCCCAGCTCTCGGGCGGGCAGGCGCAGCGCGTCGCGATCGCCCGGGCGCTCGCGGCCGAGCCACGGGTCCTGCTGCTGGACGAGCCGTTCGCCGCCCTCGACGTCGCCGCGGCCCCGGCCCTCCGCCGGCTCCTCCGGCGCGTCCTCGCGGACCGAACCGCGCTCGTCGTGACGCACGAGCCCCTCGACGCCCACCTCCTGGCCGACCGCGTCGTGGTCCTCGAAGGCGGGCGCGTCGCCGAGTCCGGGCCCACGGCCGAGCTCCTCGAACGGCCCCGGAGCCGCTTCGCCGCGGGGCTCGCGGGGCTCAACTTCCTGCGCGGGCGCGTCGACGGGCGCACGACGACGCCGGGTCACCTCGCCGTTGACGGGCTCGGAGACGTGTCCGGTTCGGTCCCCGGCGGCGCGGACGCGCCGGGGCCCGGCGAGGAGGGCCTGGCCGTGTTCCGGCCCGCCGACGTCTCGGTGTTCCGGCGGGACGAGGCGCCGCACGGTTCGCCGCGGAACGCGTGGGGCGCCGTGGTGCGGGAACTTGAGCCGCGCGGTCCACAAGTGCGGGTGCACTGCGACGCCGGAGGCCACGTGATCGTTGCGGACCTGACCCCGGCGGCCGCGGCCGAGCTCAACCTGGGACCGGGGGCCGCCGTCGTGCTCGTGGCGAAGGCCGCCGCGGTGAGCGTCTACGGCGCCTGA
- a CDS encoding Rieske 2Fe-2S domain-containing protein, translating into MSADVNLGGDVEIKWVEVPEAQDIWEGDIVDAAVDGEQVIIVHHLDGSYDAFQGLCPHQEVLLADGKWDEESCVIACPGHLWEFDMKKGDGINPKGSTLYRYPVKEEGGVVHVGIPQDGEAHYTKSYES; encoded by the coding sequence ATGAGCGCCGACGTCAACCTCGGCGGCGACGTCGAGATCAAGTGGGTCGAGGTTCCTGAGGCGCAGGACATCTGGGAAGGCGACATCGTAGACGCCGCGGTCGACGGTGAGCAGGTCATCATCGTCCACCACCTCGACGGCTCGTACGACGCCTTCCAGGGCCTCTGCCCGCACCAGGAGGTACTGCTGGCCGACGGCAAGTGGGACGAGGAGTCCTGCGTGATCGCCTGCCCCGGCCACCTCTGGGAGTTCGACATGAAGAAGGGCGATGGCATCAACCCGAAGGGGTCCACGCTCTACCGCTACCCCGTCAAGGAGGAGGGCGGCGTGGTCCATGTCGGCATCCCCCAAGACGGCGAGGCCCACTACACCAAGTCCTACGAGAGCTGA
- a CDS encoding HAD-IIA family hydrolase — MSEPDPTNPAGPVLYRSGQEIECWLTDMDGVLVHENHPIPGAPELIQRWVDTSRRFLVLTNNSIYTPRDLAARLQTSGLSVPEENIWTSALATAGFIKDQMPGARTYVIGEAGLTTALHESGMILTDQDPDYVVLGETRTYSFNAITTAIRLILDGARFIATNPDATGPSREGVLPATGAIAALITKATGREPYTIGKPNPMMFRSAMNQIDAHSETTAMIGDRMDTDIIAGMEAGLHTVLVLSGITRREDISAFPFRPNQVLPSVRELLQQL, encoded by the coding sequence ATGAGCGAACCCGACCCGACGAACCCCGCAGGCCCGGTCCTCTACCGCAGCGGTCAGGAGATCGAGTGCTGGCTGACGGACATGGACGGCGTGCTGGTGCACGAGAATCACCCCATCCCCGGCGCACCCGAGCTCATCCAGCGCTGGGTCGACACGTCCCGGCGCTTCCTGGTGCTGACCAACAACTCGATCTACACCCCGCGTGATCTGGCCGCACGGCTGCAGACCTCGGGCCTGAGCGTGCCGGAGGAGAACATCTGGACCTCCGCGCTGGCCACGGCGGGATTCATCAAGGACCAGATGCCGGGCGCACGGACCTACGTGATCGGCGAGGCGGGACTCACCACCGCGCTCCACGAGTCCGGCATGATCCTGACCGACCAGGACCCCGACTACGTGGTGCTCGGCGAGACGCGCACCTACTCGTTCAATGCCATCACCACGGCGATCCGGCTCATCCTCGACGGGGCCCGGTTCATCGCGACGAATCCCGACGCGACCGGCCCCTCACGCGAGGGCGTGCTGCCCGCGACCGGCGCCATCGCCGCGCTCATCACCAAGGCGACTGGCCGCGAGCCGTACACGATCGGCAAGCCGAACCCCATGATGTTCCGTTCGGCGATGAACCAGATCGACGCGCACTCGGAGACCACCGCGATGATCGGCGACCGCATGGACACCGACATCATCGCGGGCATGGAGGCCGGGCTGCACACGGTGCTCGTGCTCTCCGGGATCACGCGGCGCGAGGACATCTCGGCGTTCCCCTTCCGGCCCAACCAGGTGCTGCCCTCGGTGCGGGAACTGCTGCAGCAGCTCTGA
- a CDS encoding 2Fe-2S iron-sulfur cluster binding domain-containing protein → MAPLSEDTSPGAGAPASREAGIFHVTVEPTGDTFPVRPGEPILTAGRRAGVCLPFECGWGSCGTCKATVVSGEVESLFPEAPSIDPRDERRRRVITCQSTTATDVTLKVTRLGPFAERPTSDHVARLVDRSELGPDICSFTFDLGGHAEFRPGQYAILELAPGLRRCYSMDGLPGREVTFVAKRYEGKAGSNTLHRLEVGAELPIALPFGDMWLRDDDADAILVAGGTGVAPMLSLLRHIAGQRRTHPVTVLYGANTSEELVCLDELAEAVADLPLGELVPVVQNPDPSWTGRSGFATAPLKEIATPEHRYYLAGPPPMVDAVMAVLREAGVPLDRIHYDRFG, encoded by the coding sequence TTGGCACCTCTATCTGAGGACACCTCCCCCGGGGCCGGCGCGCCGGCCTCACGGGAGGCGGGCATCTTCCACGTGACGGTCGAGCCGACCGGCGACACCTTCCCTGTGCGCCCCGGAGAGCCGATCCTGACCGCGGGACGGCGCGCCGGCGTGTGTCTGCCGTTCGAATGCGGCTGGGGATCGTGCGGGACCTGCAAGGCGACGGTCGTGTCCGGCGAGGTCGAGTCGCTCTTCCCAGAGGCCCCGTCGATCGACCCGCGGGACGAGCGCCGTCGCCGCGTCATCACCTGCCAGAGCACGACGGCGACGGACGTGACGCTCAAGGTCACGCGCCTCGGGCCCTTCGCAGAGCGGCCGACCTCCGATCACGTTGCGCGGCTCGTGGACAGGAGTGAGCTCGGTCCGGACATCTGCTCGTTCACGTTCGATCTGGGCGGCCACGCTGAATTCCGGCCCGGCCAGTACGCGATCCTTGAACTCGCCCCGGGCCTGCGCCGGTGCTACTCGATGGACGGGCTCCCGGGACGGGAGGTCACCTTCGTGGCCAAGCGCTATGAAGGGAAGGCCGGCAGCAACACCCTGCACCGCCTGGAGGTGGGGGCCGAGCTGCCGATCGCGCTCCCGTTCGGCGACATGTGGCTGCGAGACGACGACGCCGACGCGATCCTCGTCGCCGGCGGCACGGGCGTGGCTCCGATGCTGTCTCTCCTGCGGCACATCGCTGGTCAACGGCGCACCCACCCGGTGACCGTTCTGTACGGCGCGAACACCAGCGAGGAGCTCGTGTGCCTGGATGAACTGGCCGAGGCGGTGGCCGACCTGCCCCTGGGGGAGCTTGTCCCCGTGGTGCAGAATCCCGACCCGTCGTGGACAGGCCGCAGCGGCTTCGCCACGGCGCCGCTGAAGGAGATCGCCACACCGGAGCACCGCTACTACCTCGCGGGCCCGCCCCCGATGGTCGACGCCGTGATGGCCGTCCTGCGCGAGGCGGGCGTACCCCTTGACCGGATCCACTACGACAGATTCGGCTGA
- a CDS encoding alpha-hydroxy-acid oxidizing protein — protein MSESFGRRVQARIYRDGVFGRRPAVPTDPTELERRALGSMSREARGYVATGAGMGSTIAANRAAFERWRLVPRLGRDVSRRDPSIELFGRRHPSPFLAAPIGVLELAHPAGDLAVARAARATGVPMVLSSQASHPMETIAAELGDHERWFQLYWSSEDTVVDSFVRRAERAGCGAVVVTLDTMVLSWRTLDLDNAFLPFARGMGIAQYTSDPAFRGLVAARIAAGGGSASGSAERTTPRPTPAAVRSLVRLAREHPGGFRENLASPVPRASVETFLDVFARTTLTWPDLAWLRERTRLPILVKGLQHPDDARAALEHGVDGIIVSNHGGRQLDGAIGSLDALPGIVEAVGGRVPVLFDSGVRCAADAFKALALGADAVCIGRPYMYGLALAGEDGARAVFEGFRAEFDLTMAVAGVTGVDEIGRACIIPAR, from the coding sequence GTGAGCGAGTCCTTCGGCCGGCGAGTCCAGGCACGGATCTACCGCGATGGCGTCTTCGGCAGGCGCCCCGCGGTGCCCACCGATCCCACGGAACTCGAGCGGCGCGCCCTCGGTTCGATGTCCCGCGAGGCCCGCGGCTACGTGGCCACCGGCGCCGGGATGGGCTCGACGATCGCCGCGAACCGCGCCGCGTTCGAGAGGTGGCGGCTCGTGCCCCGGCTCGGCCGCGACGTCTCCCGACGGGACCCCTCGATCGAGCTGTTCGGCCGCCGCCACCCCTCCCCCTTCCTCGCGGCCCCGATCGGCGTCCTCGAGCTCGCGCACCCGGCCGGGGACCTCGCCGTCGCCCGCGCCGCGCGCGCCACAGGGGTGCCGATGGTCCTCTCGTCCCAGGCCTCCCATCCCATGGAGACGATCGCGGCCGAGCTCGGCGATCACGAGCGGTGGTTCCAGCTGTACTGGAGCAGCGAGGACACGGTGGTCGACTCGTTCGTGCGGCGAGCCGAGCGCGCCGGGTGCGGCGCCGTCGTCGTCACCCTCGACACGATGGTGCTCTCGTGGCGCACCCTCGACCTCGACAACGCCTTCCTGCCGTTCGCGCGCGGAATGGGGATCGCGCAGTACACCTCCGACCCCGCGTTCCGCGGACTCGTCGCGGCGCGGATCGCCGCGGGCGGCGGTTCCGCTTCGGGGTCCGCGGAGCGCACGACGCCGCGCCCCACCCCCGCGGCGGTACGCTCGCTCGTGCGGCTGGCACGGGAGCACCCGGGCGGGTTCCGGGAGAACCTCGCCTCCCCCGTGCCGCGTGCAAGCGTCGAGACATTCCTCGACGTTTTCGCGCGGACCACGCTTACGTGGCCCGACCTCGCATGGCTGCGCGAGCGGACGCGCCTCCCGATCCTGGTCAAGGGACTCCAGCATCCGGACGACGCGCGGGCCGCCCTCGAGCACGGCGTGGACGGGATCATCGTCTCCAACCACGGCGGGCGGCAGCTCGACGGGGCGATCGGGTCGCTGGATGCGCTGCCCGGGATCGTCGAGGCGGTCGGCGGGCGCGTGCCGGTCCTGTTCGACTCGGGCGTGCGGTGCGCGGCGGACGCGTTCAAGGCGCTCGCTCTCGGTGCCGACGCCGTGTGCATCGGGCGGCCGTACATGTACGGGCTCGCGCTCGCCGGCGAGGATGGCGCGCGTGCGGTGTTCGAGGGCTTCCGCGCCGAGTTCGACCTCACGATGGCCGTGGCCGGGGTGACGGGCGTGGACGAGATCGGGCGGGCCTGCATCATCCCCGCACGATGA
- a CDS encoding ABC transporter permease, which produces MPASAPHDPSGSHLLKGASRGFTGLPSWIWVPAVVGALFVVVPLVGILARVDWVHFIPLVTSDSSLAALRLSLTTAAASTAVVLLLGVPMAMALARGNVPGLRLVRALVLLPLVLPPVVGGLALLYTFGRLGLVGRWLDVAGVQIAFTTAAVVMAQAFVSLPFLVVSLEGSLRTAGGRYEAVAATLGASPTHAFRRVSLPLVLPGLASGLVLAFARSLGEFGATLTFAGSLQGVTRTLPLEVYLQRETDPDAAVALALVLVAVAAAVVGLAYGRRAGGAR; this is translated from the coding sequence ATGCCGGCTTCGGCGCCCCATGACCCGTCTGGGAGTCACCTCCTGAAGGGCGCCTCCCGTGGGTTCACTGGCCTCCCGAGCTGGATCTGGGTGCCGGCCGTGGTGGGGGCGCTGTTCGTCGTCGTTCCCCTGGTGGGGATCCTCGCGAGGGTCGACTGGGTGCACTTCATCCCGCTGGTCACCTCCGACTCGTCCCTGGCCGCGCTCCGCCTGAGCCTGACGACCGCGGCGGCGAGCACCGCCGTCGTGCTCCTCCTGGGCGTGCCGATGGCGATGGCCCTCGCGCGCGGCAACGTCCCCGGGCTGCGGCTGGTGCGCGCGCTCGTGCTGCTGCCGCTCGTGCTGCCGCCGGTGGTGGGCGGCCTCGCGCTGCTGTACACGTTTGGGAGGCTCGGGCTCGTGGGGCGGTGGCTCGACGTGGCCGGGGTCCAGATCGCGTTCACCACTGCCGCCGTGGTGATGGCGCAGGCGTTCGTGTCGCTGCCGTTCCTCGTCGTCTCGCTCGAGGGGTCGCTGCGCACGGCGGGCGGACGGTACGAGGCCGTCGCGGCGACGCTCGGCGCGTCCCCGACCCACGCGTTCCGGCGGGTGAGCCTGCCGCTCGTGCTGCCGGGGCTCGCGTCCGGACTCGTGCTCGCATTCGCGCGCTCCCTCGGCGAGTTCGGGGCCACCCTGACGTTCGCGGGCAGCCTCCAGGGTGTCACGCGGACGCTGCCGCTCGAGGTGTACCTGCAGCGCGAGACCGATCCGGACGCCGCCGTCGCCCTGGCGCTCGTGCTCGTCGCGGTGGCTGCCGCCGTGGTGGGGCTCGCGTATGGGCGCCGGGCCGGGGGTGCCCGGTGA
- the mltG gene encoding endolytic transglycosylase MltG — protein MISGQQDIPASAGPNPTEGLESILSSESAAGKPAVEPVPGGSPGRRRPLRIAAVALGVIVVVTIAASVLVALVLRSALKMDRVTDYPGPGTGEVHISVQKGTAALAVAQDLVQEGVVADADTFMRDFAQTGATISPGDFTFKKEMKSSDAAQILAGNSGDKVVYIALSAGMRVGESLDAIAKASSTDRKDLEALNSKPGDFGLPAGAKSLEGYLAPGEYRFPVGTSAKDIVAKLVATTVDELKQDGITDPAQQYQVLTVASIVQAEGGRADYGNVAGAIDNRLKPNDQTGGLLQSDATVTYGLSTKTVQLTDAQKQDANNPYNTYVHPGLPPGPIGSPGAKAVAAAAHPTPNDYLYWVTVNLDTGETKFAKTYAEHQANVAQYEQWCNANPGKCS, from the coding sequence GTGATCTCCGGGCAGCAAGACATTCCTGCTTCCGCCGGCCCCAACCCGACGGAGGGCCTCGAAAGCATCCTGTCCAGCGAGAGCGCAGCGGGGAAGCCGGCCGTCGAGCCAGTTCCCGGGGGCAGCCCCGGGCGCCGTCGGCCGCTCCGCATCGCGGCAGTCGCCCTCGGCGTCATCGTCGTCGTCACGATCGCCGCATCGGTCCTGGTCGCGCTGGTGCTGCGGTCCGCCCTGAAGATGGACCGCGTCACCGACTACCCGGGCCCGGGCACCGGGGAAGTGCACATCAGCGTGCAGAAGGGGACCGCCGCCCTGGCGGTGGCGCAGGACCTTGTGCAGGAAGGTGTCGTCGCTGACGCCGATACCTTCATGCGGGACTTCGCCCAGACCGGCGCAACGATCAGCCCCGGCGACTTCACCTTCAAGAAGGAGATGAAGTCGTCCGACGCCGCGCAGATCCTCGCGGGCAACTCGGGCGACAAGGTCGTCTACATCGCCTTGAGCGCCGGGATGCGCGTCGGCGAGTCGCTCGACGCCATTGCCAAGGCCTCGTCAACGGACAGGAAGGACCTCGAGGCGCTCAACAGCAAGCCGGGCGACTTCGGCCTGCCGGCCGGTGCAAAGAGCCTTGAGGGCTATCTGGCACCCGGGGAGTACAGGTTCCCGGTCGGCACCTCGGCCAAGGACATCGTGGCCAAGCTCGTCGCGACCACGGTGGATGAACTCAAGCAGGACGGCATCACCGATCCCGCCCAGCAGTACCAGGTGCTCACGGTAGCGAGCATTGTCCAGGCCGAGGGCGGACGGGCCGACTACGGCAACGTGGCCGGAGCCATCGACAACCGGCTCAAGCCGAATGACCAGACCGGCGGGCTCCTCCAGTCCGACGCGACTGTCACCTACGGTCTCAGCACCAAGACCGTCCAGCTCACCGACGCCCAGAAGCAGGACGCGAACAACCCGTACAACACCTACGTGCACCCCGGGCTTCCGCCGGGGCCTATCGGCTCGCCCGGCGCGAAGGCAGTCGCCGCGGCGGCGCACCCGACCCCCAACGACTACCTGTACTGGGTGACGGTCAACCTCGACACGGGCGAGACGAAGTTCGCCAAGACCTACGCCGAGCATCAGGCCAACGTGGCCCAGTACGAGCAGTGGTGCAACGCCAACCCCGGCAAGTGCTCCTAG
- a CDS encoding aromatic/alkene monooxygenase hydroxylase subunit beta has product MAMTPATNRKLRTWSQFGDVKRKPTPYEAVTGKFHYHFRREPAPFEMDPHTPLNLWYLKNREGSAFQVDDWEQFRDPFKLTYRDYVAMQHEREIFVDGMIDRAEASNHAATLSPEWVAALADVLVPLRFPIHVLQMVSLYVGQMAPSSYITNCAHFQAADQMRRIQRIAYWTKVLDNAHGGDIASTERSRQIWESDPAWQPLRKALEELLITYDWGEAFTALNVVLKPTLDAMFNEALSELATQNGDAFVAELAAEFAHDSARSRDWTQALTAYALERDPKLSEVLDGWVQKWTPVADAAVDGFAPVFSKAPVPFNPATVIEKARSTRDEFIVGTSI; this is encoded by the coding sequence ATGGCCATGACCCCCGCCACCAACCGCAAGCTGCGCACCTGGAGCCAGTTCGGCGACGTGAAGCGCAAGCCGACGCCCTACGAGGCCGTCACCGGCAAGTTCCACTATCACTTCCGGCGTGAACCGGCGCCGTTCGAGATGGACCCGCACACGCCGCTGAACCTCTGGTACCTCAAGAACCGCGAGGGTTCGGCGTTCCAGGTCGACGACTGGGAGCAGTTCCGCGACCCCTTCAAGCTCACCTACCGCGACTACGTCGCGATGCAGCACGAGCGCGAGATCTTCGTCGATGGAATGATCGACCGCGCCGAGGCGAGCAACCACGCCGCGACGCTGTCCCCGGAGTGGGTTGCGGCCCTCGCAGACGTGCTCGTCCCGCTGCGGTTCCCCATTCACGTGCTCCAGATGGTGAGCCTGTACGTCGGCCAGATGGCACCGTCGTCGTACATCACCAACTGCGCCCACTTCCAGGCCGCTGACCAGATGCGTCGCATCCAGCGGATCGCGTACTGGACCAAGGTGCTCGACAACGCCCACGGTGGCGACATCGCCTCGACCGAGCGCAGTCGTCAGATCTGGGAGTCCGACCCGGCGTGGCAGCCTCTGCGCAAGGCACTGGAGGAGCTGCTCATCACCTATGACTGGGGTGAGGCGTTCACCGCGCTCAACGTGGTTCTCAAGCCGACCCTGGACGCGATGTTCAACGAGGCGTTGAGCGAGCTGGCGACGCAGAACGGCGACGCGTTCGTCGCGGAGCTGGCCGCCGAGTTCGCCCACGACTCTGCCCGCAGCCGCGACTGGACTCAGGCGCTGACGGCCTACGCTCTGGAGCGCGACCCGAAGCTGTCCGAGGTGCTCGACGGCTGGGTCCAGAAGTGGACGCCGGTCGCCGATGCGGCAGTCGACGGCTTCGCCCCAGTGTTCAGCAAGGCCCCCGTTCCGTTCAACCCGGCAACCGTCATCGAGAAAGCACGGAGCACCCGCGATGAGTTCATCGTTGGCACCTCTATCTGA
- a CDS encoding TOBE domain-containing protein: MGLLRIADAARLAGVSDDTVRRWVDSGTLTAHKDDSGRAAVDGAELAAHTRATSAAPADASGVGRSARNQFVGLVTAVTVDKVMAQVELQCGPHRVVSLMSSEAVRELGLEPGSVATAVVKATTVIVETPSGRAL; the protein is encoded by the coding sequence ATGGGACTCCTCCGCATCGCCGACGCCGCGAGGCTCGCCGGCGTCTCCGACGACACCGTGCGCCGCTGGGTCGATTCGGGCACGCTGACCGCGCACAAGGACGACTCCGGCCGCGCCGCCGTGGACGGTGCCGAGCTCGCCGCCCACACGCGCGCCACCTCCGCGGCGCCCGCGGACGCCTCCGGGGTGGGCCGGTCGGCGCGGAACCAGTTCGTCGGGCTCGTCACGGCCGTGACCGTGGACAAGGTCATGGCACAGGTCGAGCTTCAGTGCGGCCCGCACCGCGTCGTCTCGCTCATGAGCTCCGAGGCGGTGCGGGAGCTGGGGCTCGAGCCCGGCTCCGTCGCCACCGCCGTGGTGAAGGCGACGACCGTGATCGTCGAGACGCCGTCGGGGCGTGCCCTGTGA
- a CDS encoding toluene-4-monooxygenase system B family protein produces MALFPLQGTFDGDFLFVLVPVDDQDTMTQVAEKVAHHAVGRRIPAQDRPMQVRHNSVVVPADATVRSSGLAPMALVEVGYA; encoded by the coding sequence ATGGCACTGTTCCCGCTGCAAGGCACGTTCGACGGCGACTTCCTCTTCGTGCTCGTCCCGGTCGATGACCAGGACACGATGACGCAGGTCGCCGAGAAGGTCGCCCACCACGCCGTCGGCCGTCGCATACCCGCGCAAGACCGGCCGATGCAGGTCCGCCACAACTCGGTCGTCGTCCCCGCGGACGCGACAGTGAGAAGCTCCGGCCTCGCCCCGATGGCACTCGTGGAAGTCGGGTACGCGTGA
- a CDS encoding TrmH family RNA methyltransferase: protein MWPEGDQWDPELLAHGDRRNVLDKYRYWTHEAIVAELDTRRHEFHVAIENWQHDLNIGTVVRTANAFLAREVHIIGRRRWNRRGAMVTDRYQHVRHHATVEEFVEWARGEDLPILGVDIFPDSVPLETYELPRRCVLVFGQEGPGLTPEVHGAAEATLSIEQFGSTRSINAASAAAIAMHAWVRRWVFGQVASAG, encoded by the coding sequence ATGTGGCCCGAGGGTGACCAGTGGGACCCCGAACTGCTCGCGCACGGCGACCGCCGCAACGTCCTGGACAAGTACCGGTACTGGACGCACGAGGCGATCGTCGCCGAGCTGGACACGCGCCGGCATGAGTTCCACGTGGCGATCGAGAACTGGCAGCACGATCTTAACATCGGCACGGTCGTGCGCACCGCGAACGCGTTCCTCGCCCGAGAGGTGCACATCATCGGACGACGGCGCTGGAACCGTCGCGGGGCGATGGTCACCGACCGCTACCAGCACGTGCGGCACCACGCGACGGTGGAGGAGTTCGTCGAGTGGGCGCGGGGCGAGGACCTCCCGATCCTGGGCGTGGACATCTTCCCGGACTCCGTGCCCTTGGAGACGTACGAGCTTCCCCGGCGGTGCGTCCTGGTGTTCGGGCAGGAGGGACCCGGCCTGACCCCCGAGGTGCACGGCGCCGCGGAGGCGACACTCTCGATCGAGCAGTTCGGGTCGACGCGGTCCATCAATGCGGCGTCTGCGGCCGCGATCGCGATGCACGCGTGGGTGCGGCGGTGGGTGTTCGGGCAGGTGGCAAGCGCCGGCTGA
- a CDS encoding MmoB/DmpM family protein translates to MTQTYNKNLLVGPVIRGFDPDLAEAVLAAIERDNPEAEVMVDDQGGYVRIHTPGRCVLTRATLEDELGYTYPITRLEQALASFSGRVRTSDDSIEWYLERTN, encoded by the coding sequence ATGACGCAGACCTACAACAAGAACCTGCTCGTCGGCCCAGTCATCCGCGGCTTCGATCCGGACCTCGCCGAGGCCGTGCTGGCTGCGATCGAGCGGGACAACCCCGAGGCCGAGGTGATGGTCGACGATCAGGGCGGCTATGTCCGCATCCACACCCCCGGCCGGTGCGTGCTGACCCGCGCCACGCTCGAGGACGAGCTCGGCTACACCTACCCGATCACGCGGCTGGAGCAGGCGCTCGCCTCCTTCTCCGGTCGCGTGCGGACCTCCGACGACAGCATCGAGTGGTACCTCGAGAGGACCAACTGA
- a CDS encoding DUF1905 domain-containing protein, whose translation MELRFDGDVIEWRGPAPFVFVQVPAEESDEIHDVSRELTYGWGCIPVGVRLGGSAWTTALMPKDGRYLVPLRKAFRDAERVDVGDVVPISLTLGD comes from the coding sequence ATGGAGCTGCGCTTCGATGGTGACGTGATCGAGTGGCGGGGCCCGGCGCCGTTCGTGTTCGTGCAGGTGCCAGCCGAGGAGTCGGACGAGATCCACGACGTCTCCCGCGAGCTCACCTACGGCTGGGGCTGCATCCCAGTGGGCGTGCGCCTGGGCGGATCCGCATGGACCACGGCGCTCATGCCCAAGGACGGCCGCTACCTCGTGCCGCTGCGCAAGGCGTTCCGCGATGCAGAGCGCGTAGACGTGGGCGACGTCGTCCCGATCTCGCTCACGCTCGGTGATTGA
- the modA gene encoding molybdate ABC transporter substrate-binding protein: MQLTSCGGTTTAGAGAPSSSSGGGQRTITVFAAASLKQTFTSLGQQFQAAHPGVTVAFSFAGSSDLAAQIANGAPADVFASADTKNMDKVTGPGLADGAAKDFATNVLTIAVRPGNPSGITGLADLAKPGVKLVDCAAQVPCGAAAQAAAKAAGVNLTPVSEESNVTDVLGKVISGEADAGLVYVTDVKGAAGKVDGVAFPESSAAVNHYPVAVLRDSKDKDTARAFVEYVSGAEGRKVLGDAGFGAP, encoded by the coding sequence GTGCAGCTCACGTCGTGCGGCGGGACGACGACGGCGGGTGCGGGCGCGCCGTCGTCCTCATCCGGCGGCGGCCAGCGCACGATCACGGTGTTCGCCGCCGCGTCCCTCAAGCAGACGTTCACGTCGCTGGGACAGCAGTTCCAGGCCGCGCACCCCGGCGTGACCGTCGCGTTCAGCTTCGCCGGGTCCTCGGACCTCGCAGCGCAGATCGCCAACGGGGCGCCCGCGGACGTGTTCGCGTCCGCGGACACCAAGAACATGGACAAGGTCACTGGCCCAGGGCTCGCCGACGGCGCAGCGAAGGACTTCGCGACCAACGTGCTCACCATCGCCGTCCGGCCCGGCAACCCGTCCGGCATCACCGGCCTCGCGGACTTGGCCAAGCCCGGAGTGAAGCTCGTGGACTGTGCGGCGCAGGTGCCGTGCGGGGCGGCGGCGCAGGCAGCGGCGAAAGCCGCGGGCGTGAACCTCACGCCGGTGTCCGAGGAGTCCAACGTGACCGACGTGCTCGGCAAGGTGATCTCCGGGGAGGCCGACGCGGGGCTCGTCTACGTCACGGACGTCAAGGGCGCCGCCGGGAAGGTGGACGGGGTGGCGTTCCCCGAGTCCTCGGCGGCCGTGAACCACTACCCGGTCGCGGTGCTGCGCGACTCGAAGGACAAGGACACGGCCCGCGCGTTCGTCGAGTACGTCTCTGGGGCCGAGGGGCGGAAGGTCCTGGGCGATGCCGGCTTCGGCGCCCCATGA